CACTCCCAGGTGTAAGGGATAAGGCTCCAGACCCTCGGCATCCATTCGCTCGACTAACATGCGATAGGCCTGCACCATCACCTGGGTGTTGGAGGCCTTCATCGAAAGGACCAGTTCGTGATAATTTTGCTCCGCCGCAATGCGCAAAAATTCCAAAGCCGATTCCACCATGCCCAGCGGCGAATCCCCGTAGCGATTCATAATGCGGTCAGACAGCGAACCGTGATTCGTCCCAATACGCATCGCCACACCCCGCTCTTTGCATTTGAGAACTAGGGGAATAAATTTTTCTTTAATGCGGATCAGTTCGTCGTCGTATTCCGCATCGCTATATTCTTTGATCGCAAAAAGTTTTCGATCGGCAAAGTTTCCGGGATTAATTCGTACTTTATCGACATAATCTGCCGCAATCATGGCCGCCTGAGGCGTAAAATGAATATCGGCTACCAGCGGTGTGTTGTAACCTTGGGCGCGAAGTGCATCCCGAATATTTTTTAAATTTTCTGCATGATGAATGGTCGGGGCGGTGATGCGAACAATTTCACAGCCTGCTTCGATGAGACCCACAGCCTCTTTCACCACGGCTTCCGTGTTAAGGGTGTCAGAAATTGTCATGGATTGGACCCGGATAGGATTGTCACCTCCGATACCCACATTGCCAACCTGGACAACACGGGTTTTCCTTCGCTGATACTGGAATAAAGAGGGAGTGTAGCTCATGCTGGGGGTCTATCTTTAGAGGGCGATGGAGGTCAAGTGCTTCGAAAGACTAGACCTTATGACTATTTTGGACTCAAGTCCATTTTAGCCATGGCTATTTTGGAGTAGAGTCCAAAATAGTCATAAAAAGAAAATTAATTTGCCTTTCATCATAGACCTTAATAAAGTCGTAATTCTGGTCTAACGTAGTAAAAACGGAGAATAACATGAAACTAAGTACGGCGGTAAAACCCATCAGCTATCTCAAAGCCCATGCGTCCGAGCTTATTCGTAATATCAGCAATACCCAGCAAACATTAGTCATTACTCACAATGGAGAGGCAAAGGTAGTCATACAAGACATTCGCTCTTTCGAAAAAATGCAGGAGACCTTAGCCCTGCTAAAAATTCTAACAAACAGCAAACAAAACATCAGACGTGGCAAAACCAAATCGCTAGAGGCAACTTTTTCCAGTTTAGAAAAGCGAATACAGGCATTTAAAAATGAAAAAGTTTAATGTAATTTTGGATCAGGCAGCCGAGGATGATCTCTTTGAAATCTATACTTATATTGCACTAAACAACTCTGAAGAACGTGCGGATATGATTTTTAAATCTCTGCGCGATACTTGTTACTTATTATCCTCACAACCTCAAAGAGGACATATTCCGCCAGAGCTACTGGAAATTGGAAGAGTCGAATTCAAAGAAATCCATTGCAAACCCTATCGAATTTTTTATTCCATTGAAAAGAGTACGGTTCAAATCCATTGTATTTTGGATGGACGAAGAGACATTCAAAGTATCTTACAAGAACGAGTGCTTAGAGATTGATGGGGCTGCTCACGATGACACAGCAAGGATTAGAAAAAAGCCTAATCCCTCGGATGAAGCTTGACCACCTCTTTCAGGCGCCGTTCATCGATATGCGTATAAATCTCCGTCGTGGAAATATCGGAGTGCCCCAG
Above is a genomic segment from Deltaproteobacteria bacterium containing:
- a CDS encoding type II toxin-antitoxin system Phd/YefM family antitoxin translates to MKLSTAVKPISYLKAHASELIRNISNTQQTLVITHNGEAKVVIQDIRSFEKMQETLALLKILTNSKQNIRRGKTKSLEATFSSLEKRIQAFKNEKV
- a CDS encoding type II toxin-antitoxin system RelE/ParE family toxin, with the protein product MKKFNVILDQAAEDDLFEIYTYIALNNSEERADMIFKSLRDTCYLLSSQPQRGHIPPELLEIGRVEFKEIHCKPYRIFYSIEKSTVQIHCILDGRRDIQSILQERVLRD